A region of Ferruginibacter albus DNA encodes the following proteins:
- a CDS encoding class I SAM-dependent methyltransferase has product MNQDNLIELFICPCCLRSSIEKTDAVAFRCIDSSCYGYQQKFSIIDNQPVLIDFRNSIFKKENYTNEQLGKVQHRRKGKLHSIIKTIIHGNGIKSKIEIKRFVDILIKDNPKPRLLIVGGGAIGNGVKTVYETTAMDIVSFDVYLSENTHFIADAHQIPLKNESFDAVIVQAVLEHVTNPARVVEEIYRVLKPNALVYAETPFMQQVHEKAYDFTRFTESGHRWLFKNFELIGSGQLTGPAEALKWSIRYFFAGIFRSKKIGQLFSLLFFWVRFFDVIIPSNYQSDGACGVFFLGRKSNSTITEQDIVAFYRGVK; this is encoded by the coding sequence ATGAATCAAGATAATTTAATCGAACTGTTTATTTGTCCGTGCTGTTTAAGGTCTTCTATTGAAAAGACAGATGCCGTTGCTTTTCGCTGTATCGATTCTTCTTGCTATGGTTATCAGCAAAAATTTTCCATTATAGATAATCAACCCGTCTTAATCGATTTTCGCAATTCTATCTTTAAGAAAGAAAATTATACAAATGAACAGTTAGGAAAAGTGCAGCACAGGCGTAAAGGAAAATTACATTCTATTATCAAAACAATAATTCATGGTAATGGAATTAAAAGTAAAATAGAAATTAAGCGTTTTGTTGATATTCTTATAAAAGACAATCCCAAGCCAAGACTTTTAATTGTAGGTGGTGGTGCTATTGGAAATGGGGTTAAAACAGTATATGAAACTACAGCCATGGATATTGTTTCATTCGATGTATATCTGTCTGAAAACACTCATTTCATAGCAGATGCACATCAAATTCCTTTAAAAAATGAGTCTTTTGATGCTGTAATTGTACAAGCTGTATTAGAGCATGTTACTAATCCTGCCAGGGTTGTTGAAGAAATATACCGGGTGCTGAAACCTAATGCGTTGGTTTATGCTGAGACTCCTTTTATGCAACAAGTACATGAAAAAGCATATGATTTTACCCGGTTTACAGAAAGCGGACACCGCTGGCTTTTTAAAAATTTTGAATTAATTGGGTCAGGACAACTTACAGGGCCGGCAGAAGCGCTTAAGTGGAGCATTCGTTACTTTTTTGCCGGTATTTTTAGAAGTAAAAAAATAGGACAGCTTTTTAGTCTTTTGTTTTTCTGGGTTCGCTTTTTTGACGTAATAATACCTTCAAACTACCAATCAGATGGAGCTTGCGGGGTCTTCTTTTTGGGAAGAAAAAGTAATAGCACAATTACGGAACAAGATATTGTTGCTTTTTACCGGGGTGTGAAATAA
- a CDS encoding 2OG-Fe(II) oxygenase — protein sequence MDFLNISIEELLELGKKHSAEYQNAAPFPNIYFDDFFNADALKKVLSEFPELGNDKTDIKFENPYQLKLATKGEYRFEDATKAFVHFLNSQPFLEFLQNLTGIKETLLPDPYFEGAGFHEIKPGGYLKMHVDFHKHKTSLLDRRVNILVYLNEDWKDEYGGHFELWERDMSKSVKRILPVFNRLAIFSTTDYSWHGHPDPLTCPPDRSRRSLALYYYTNGRPAEEVQVKDDERTLTTFVGRKGMDANVNKYTTIRTIAKSILPPIIFIAVKKIRNKP from the coding sequence ATGGATTTTCTAAATATCAGTATCGAGGAATTATTAGAACTAGGAAAAAAGCATAGTGCGGAGTATCAAAATGCGGCTCCTTTTCCTAACATTTATTTTGATGATTTTTTCAATGCAGATGCGTTAAAAAAAGTATTGTCTGAGTTTCCCGAGCTCGGTAATGATAAAACAGATATTAAGTTTGAAAATCCTTATCAATTAAAACTAGCTACCAAAGGCGAATACAGGTTTGAAGATGCAACAAAAGCATTTGTACATTTTTTAAATTCTCAACCATTTCTTGAGTTTCTACAAAACTTAACAGGTATAAAAGAAACGTTGTTGCCTGATCCATATTTTGAAGGCGCAGGTTTTCATGAAATAAAACCAGGAGGTTATTTAAAAATGCACGTTGATTTCCATAAACACAAAACGAGTTTATTGGATAGGCGGGTAAACATACTTGTATATCTTAATGAAGATTGGAAAGATGAATATGGCGGCCATTTTGAATTGTGGGAAAGAGATATGAGCAAATCTGTTAAACGTATTTTACCCGTATTTAACAGGCTGGCAATTTTCAGTACAACTGATTATTCATGGCACGGACATCCGGATCCACTAACATGTCCGCCAGACAGAAGCAGACGTTCTTTAGCATTATATTATTACACCAATGGCAGGCCGGCAGAAGAAGTTCAGGTAAAAGATGATGAAAGAACATTAACCACTTTTGTAGGACGCAAAGGAATGGATGCGAATGTAAATAAGTATACTACGATCAGAACTATTGCAAAAAGTATTCTTCCCCCTATTATATTCATTGCGGTAAAAAAAATTCGTAATAAGCCTTAG
- a CDS encoding glycosyltransferase family 4 protein, whose protein sequence is MNYYSFLCFGVSLIMSMLIQVIFIRLSHKRGIFIDHHESDLPQKFHKNPTPRVGGVGVFIACWIFCFVGKTGFLLLFCALPAFLAGLFEDIYLNFSPNKRLLIMFASGILPAILLNTVVTNFGLFTLNYSSGVFISFIAIIGLINGANMIDGFNGLLSGTAIIIFGSFAYMCHRFFDGELFIINVVIVAAIIGFIFFNYPKGKIFLGDGGAYILGFFMAVMAMLISCRHTQISPFFVLVCIAYPVMEVIFSFIRKGIIENSSPFHPDSNHLHMLINRGVVKGKNSQTVFVILPVVFFFNIAAICFYNNQTALILFVLLFVIIYLMCYAFLSKAKEN, encoded by the coding sequence ATGAATTATTATTCGTTTCTCTGCTTTGGGGTTTCGCTGATAATGAGCATGCTCATTCAGGTTATTTTTATCCGATTGTCTCATAAAAGAGGCATTTTTATAGATCATCATGAAAGCGATCTGCCTCAAAAATTTCATAAAAATCCTACGCCAAGGGTAGGAGGTGTTGGCGTTTTTATTGCTTGCTGGATCTTTTGTTTTGTAGGTAAAACCGGCTTTTTACTGTTGTTCTGCGCATTGCCTGCTTTTTTAGCCGGGCTGTTTGAAGATATTTACCTCAATTTCAGCCCCAATAAACGATTGCTGATAATGTTTGCTTCGGGCATTTTACCGGCTATTTTATTAAACACTGTTGTTACCAATTTTGGATTGTTTACTTTAAATTATTCAAGCGGTGTATTCATCAGCTTTATTGCTATCATTGGCTTAATTAACGGAGCAAATATGATCGATGGTTTTAACGGGCTTTTATCAGGCACGGCAATAATCATTTTTGGCTCTTTTGCTTATATGTGCCATCGTTTTTTTGATGGTGAATTATTTATAATAAACGTAGTAATTGTTGCTGCTATTATCGGCTTTATATTTTTTAATTACCCGAAAGGAAAGATCTTTTTGGGCGATGGAGGTGCATATATTCTTGGATTTTTTATGGCAGTAATGGCAATGCTGATCTCGTGCCGACATACACAAATTAGTCCCTTTTTTGTGTTGGTTTGCATTGCATATCCTGTTATGGAAGTTATTTTTTCATTCATCAGAAAGGGAATTATTGAAAATTCTTCACCATTTCATCCGGATAGTAACCATTTACATATGCTGATAAACAGAGGCGTTGTGAAAGGGAAAAACTCACAAACTGTTTTTGTGATATTGCCTGTTGTATTTTTTTTTAATATAGCAGCAATTTGTTTTTATAATAATCAAACGGCTTTAATTTTATTTGTTTTATTATTTGTTATTATATACCTGATGTGTTATGCTTTTTTATCAAAAGCGAAGGAAAACTAA